In one window of Musa acuminata AAA Group cultivar baxijiao chromosome BXJ3-2, Cavendish_Baxijiao_AAA, whole genome shotgun sequence DNA:
- the LOC135631132 gene encoding uncharacterized protein LOC135631132 isoform X2, giving the protein MEAETKAPLVANDEGDSGGEKNLDVALNRLERFLALLGFPDSPSLARLAASCAAFLLLGVAVPSAAICLSRCSQSRGDEYEVQQFELCVLVSEASLAAVSLAAVSRNLLKYGVRRFLFVDQHHGQVDRLQQEYVCKIQTTGYNGKINFANAGDIAVSSVVQVIAVVLCLNAASKISHRAQGVASLASRRHAYVACCPADPQMQSTNSSWNLEAIPASSSLMDYSESDSESLENMALHNNAQLSSFVSSYHKRQALVMYLQSNPGGITIFGWTVDRALLNTLFSFELTLVLFVLGETIVFPSG; this is encoded by the exons ATGGAGGCCGAGACCAAGGCGCCGCTGGTGGCGAACGATGAGGGCGATTCTGGCGGCGAGAAGAACCTGGACGTCGCCCTCAACCGCCTCGAGCGCTTCCTCGCCCTGCTCGGCTTCCCCGACTCCCCCTCCCTAGCCCGCCTCGCCGCCTCCTGCGCCGCCTTCCTTCTCCTCGGGGTCGCTGTCCCCTCCGCCGCCATCTGCCTCTCCCGGTGTTCTCAGTCCCGCGGCGACGAGTACGAGGTACAGCAGTTCGAGCTCTGCGTGCTCGTGTCCGAGGCGTCGCTGGCGGCCGTGTCGCTCGCTGCCGTGTCGCGGAACCTCCTCAAGTACGGGGTCCGGAGGTTCCTGTTCGTGGATCAGCACCATGGCCAAGTCGACAGGCTGCAGCAAGAGTATGTCTGCAAGATCCAG ACCACTGGATACAATGGAAAGATCAATTTCGCTAATGCTGGTGATATAGCT GTGTCATCGGTTGTCCAAGTTATTGCTGTAGTTCTTTGTTTAAATGCTGCTTCCAAAATTTCTCATAGGGCTCAAGGTGTTGCATCATTAGCCAGTAGACGGCATGCATATGTAGCATGCTGTCCTGCCGACCCTCAAATGCAATCTACAAATAGCTCGTGGAATTTGGAAGCTATTCCAGCAAGTTCATCGTTGATGGATTATTCAGAAAGTGATTCGGAGTCATTGGAGAATATGGCATTGCACAATAATGCTCAGTTATCTTCCTTTGTGTCCTCATATCACAAGCGGCAAGCCCTTG TCATGTATCTACAATCAAACCCCGGAGGCATTACAATTTTTGGATGGACAGTTGATCGAGCATTGCTCAATACACTCTTCTCCTTTGAGCTGACTCTTGTGCTTTTTGTGCTTGGTGAAACTATAGTCTTTCCTTCCGGTTGA
- the LOC135631132 gene encoding uncharacterized protein LOC135631132 isoform X1, whose translation MEAETKAPLVANDEGDSGGEKNLDVALNRLERFLALLGFPDSPSLARLAASCAAFLLLGVAVPSAAICLSRCSQSRGDEYEVQQFELCVLVSEASLAAVSLAAVSRNLLKYGVRRFLFVDQHHGQVDRLQQEYVCKIQEFFRLLLWWILPCFIVKTAREIVRFIYIFHESRWRSIVVFLASTMSWVYLTIILLSACMLFNLVCNLQVIHFEDYGKLLERDVDALICLEEHVRLRYYLSKISHRFRIFLLLLFLFVTASQFVTLFQTTGYNGKINFANAGDIAVSSVVQVIAVVLCLNAASKISHRAQGVASLASRRHAYVACCPADPQMQSTNSSWNLEAIPASSSLMDYSESDSESLENMALHNNAQLSSFVSSYHKRQALVMYLQSNPGGITIFGWTVDRALLNTLFSFELTLVLFVLGETIVFPSG comes from the exons ATGGAGGCCGAGACCAAGGCGCCGCTGGTGGCGAACGATGAGGGCGATTCTGGCGGCGAGAAGAACCTGGACGTCGCCCTCAACCGCCTCGAGCGCTTCCTCGCCCTGCTCGGCTTCCCCGACTCCCCCTCCCTAGCCCGCCTCGCCGCCTCCTGCGCCGCCTTCCTTCTCCTCGGGGTCGCTGTCCCCTCCGCCGCCATCTGCCTCTCCCGGTGTTCTCAGTCCCGCGGCGACGAGTACGAGGTACAGCAGTTCGAGCTCTGCGTGCTCGTGTCCGAGGCGTCGCTGGCGGCCGTGTCGCTCGCTGCCGTGTCGCGGAACCTCCTCAAGTACGGGGTCCGGAGGTTCCTGTTCGTGGATCAGCACCATGGCCAAGTCGACAGGCTGCAGCAAGAGTATGTCTGCAAGATCCAG GAGTTCTTCCGTTTGCTTCTTTGGTGGATATTGCCTTGCTTTATTGTGAAGACTGCTCGTGAAATTGTTCGCTTTATATACATCTTCCATGAGTCAAGATGGAGATCCATAGTGGTTTTCTTAGCTTCAACCATGTCATGGGTTTACTTGACAATAATTCTTTTATCAGCTTGTATGTTGTTCAATCTAGTGTGTAATTTGCAAGTTATTCACTTTGAAGACTATGGTAAACTTTTGGAAAGGGATGTGGATGCTTTGATATGTTTGGAGGAACATGTACGCTTGCGTTATTATCTTTCCAAAATCAGCCATAGGTTTCGCATATTTCTCCTTTTGCTTTTCTTGTTTGTCACAGCGAGTCAGTTTGTCACCCTTTTTCAGACCACTGGATACAATGGAAAGATCAATTTCGCTAATGCTGGTGATATAGCT GTGTCATCGGTTGTCCAAGTTATTGCTGTAGTTCTTTGTTTAAATGCTGCTTCCAAAATTTCTCATAGGGCTCAAGGTGTTGCATCATTAGCCAGTAGACGGCATGCATATGTAGCATGCTGTCCTGCCGACCCTCAAATGCAATCTACAAATAGCTCGTGGAATTTGGAAGCTATTCCAGCAAGTTCATCGTTGATGGATTATTCAGAAAGTGATTCGGAGTCATTGGAGAATATGGCATTGCACAATAATGCTCAGTTATCTTCCTTTGTGTCCTCATATCACAAGCGGCAAGCCCTTG TCATGTATCTACAATCAAACCCCGGAGGCATTACAATTTTTGGATGGACAGTTGATCGAGCATTGCTCAATACACTCTTCTCCTTTGAGCTGACTCTTGTGCTTTTTGTGCTTGGTGAAACTATAGTCTTTCCTTCCGGTTGA
- the LOC135631132 gene encoding uncharacterized protein LOC135631132 isoform X3, translated as MEAETKAPLVANDEGDSGGEKNLDVALNRLERFLALLGFPDSPSLARLAASCAAFLLLGVAVPSAAICLSRCSQSRGDEYEVQQFELCVLVSEASLAAVSLAAVSRNLLKYGVRRFLFVDQHHGQVDRLQQEYVCKIQEFFRLLLWWILPCFIVKTAREIVRFIYIFHESRWRSIVVFLASTMSWVYLTIILLSACMLFNLVCNLQVIHFEDYGKLLERDVDALICLEEHVRLRYYLSKISHRFRIFLLLLFLFVTASQFVTLFQTTGYNGKINFANAGDIAGSRCCIISQ; from the exons ATGGAGGCCGAGACCAAGGCGCCGCTGGTGGCGAACGATGAGGGCGATTCTGGCGGCGAGAAGAACCTGGACGTCGCCCTCAACCGCCTCGAGCGCTTCCTCGCCCTGCTCGGCTTCCCCGACTCCCCCTCCCTAGCCCGCCTCGCCGCCTCCTGCGCCGCCTTCCTTCTCCTCGGGGTCGCTGTCCCCTCCGCCGCCATCTGCCTCTCCCGGTGTTCTCAGTCCCGCGGCGACGAGTACGAGGTACAGCAGTTCGAGCTCTGCGTGCTCGTGTCCGAGGCGTCGCTGGCGGCCGTGTCGCTCGCTGCCGTGTCGCGGAACCTCCTCAAGTACGGGGTCCGGAGGTTCCTGTTCGTGGATCAGCACCATGGCCAAGTCGACAGGCTGCAGCAAGAGTATGTCTGCAAGATCCAG GAGTTCTTCCGTTTGCTTCTTTGGTGGATATTGCCTTGCTTTATTGTGAAGACTGCTCGTGAAATTGTTCGCTTTATATACATCTTCCATGAGTCAAGATGGAGATCCATAGTGGTTTTCTTAGCTTCAACCATGTCATGGGTTTACTTGACAATAATTCTTTTATCAGCTTGTATGTTGTTCAATCTAGTGTGTAATTTGCAAGTTATTCACTTTGAAGACTATGGTAAACTTTTGGAAAGGGATGTGGATGCTTTGATATGTTTGGAGGAACATGTACGCTTGCGTTATTATCTTTCCAAAATCAGCCATAGGTTTCGCATATTTCTCCTTTTGCTTTTCTTGTTTGTCACAGCGAGTCAGTTTGTCACCCTTTTTCAGACCACTGGATACAATGGAAAGATCAATTTCGCTAATGCTGGTGATATAGCT GGCTCAAGGTGTTGCATCATTAGCCAGTAG
- the LOC103972819 gene encoding uncharacterized protein LOC103972819 has product MQDLFPVPSCFSSGEKLSQDVLPAATAAAATRSRQSMVVSVYRSRVAGHCRLVTVTWCKNLLAHGLSVSVDGPDTDSSSSSSSRRNSADAANKQQQQQHSCKVQISPWQPWRKQGSNRFQIGGETVEVFWDLHSAKFCNEPEPQSDYYVAVVSEGEVVLLLGDLRKEAYRRTSSRPSLTEAVLVARKEHVFGKKRFASRSRFHDKGSRHEISVECSNGGGGGNMDLDMEIKIDGNVVIHVKHLQWKFRGNDSISIDKRRVEVYWDVHGWLFASGLRHALFIFKPESLSSAGGGGGDSCCLFLHAWKLD; this is encoded by the coding sequence ATGCAAGACCTGTTTCCTGTTCCCTCATGCTTCTCTTCTGGCGAGAAGCTCTCTCAGGATGTACTCCCTGCTGCTACCGCTGCTGCTGCAACCAGGTCGCGGCAGAGCATGGTGGTGTCGGTGTACCGCAGCAGGGTCGCAGGTCACTGCCGCTTGGTCACCGTCACTTGGTGCAAGAATCTGCTCGCGCATGGCCTCTCGGTCTCCGTAGATGGACCGGACaccgacagcagcagcagcagcagcagtcgaAGGAATAGTGCCGATGCCGCcaacaagcagcagcagcagcagcacagcTGCAAGGTGCAGATCTCGCCATGGCAGCCATGGCGGAAGCAGGGCTCGAACAGGTTTCAGATCGGAGGGGAGACGGTGGAGGTGTTCTGGGACCTCCACAGCGCAAAGTTCTGCAACGAGCCCGAGCCGCAGTCGGACTACTACGTCGCCGTGGTGTCCGAAGGCGaggtcgtcctcctcctcggcgACCTGCGGAAAGAAGCCTACCGCAGGACGAGCTCGCGGCCGTCCTTGACCGAGGCCGTCTTGGTGGCGAGGAAGGAGCACGTCTTCGGCAAGAAGAGGTTCGCCTCCAGAAGCCGGTTCCACGACAAGGGAAGCCGCCATGAGATCTCTGTGGAGTGCAgcaatggcggcggcggcggcaacatgGATCTGGACATGGAGATAAAGATCGACGGCAATGTTGTCATCCATGTGAAGCATCTGCAGTGGAAGTTCAGAGGGAACGACTCCATCTCAATCGACAAACGCAGGGTTGAAGTGTATTGGGATGTCCATGGCTGGCTCTTCGCCTCTGGGCTGAGGCATGCGCTCTTCATATTTAAGCCAGAGTCACTCAGTagcgcaggaggaggaggaggtgattcCTGTTGCTTGTTTCTCCATGCTTGGAAGCTTGATTGA
- the LOC135631132 gene encoding uncharacterized protein LOC135631132 isoform X4, whose translation MSWVYLTIILLSACMLFNLVCNLQVIHFEDYGKLLERDVDALICLEEHVRLRYYLSKISHRFRIFLLLLFLFVTASQFVTLFQTTGYNGKINFANAGDIAVSSVVQVIAVVLCLNAASKISHRAQGVASLASRRHAYVACCPADPQMQSTNSSWNLEAIPASSSLMDYSESDSESLENMALHNNAQLSSFVSSYHKRQALVMYLQSNPGGITIFGWTVDRALLNTLFSFELTLVLFVLGETIVFPSG comes from the exons ATGTCATGGGTTTACTTGACAATAATTCTTTTATCAGCTTGTATGTTGTTCAATCTAGTGTGTAATTTGCAAGTTATTCACTTTGAAGACTATGGTAAACTTTTGGAAAGGGATGTGGATGCTTTGATATGTTTGGAGGAACATGTACGCTTGCGTTATTATCTTTCCAAAATCAGCCATAGGTTTCGCATATTTCTCCTTTTGCTTTTCTTGTTTGTCACAGCGAGTCAGTTTGTCACCCTTTTTCAGACCACTGGATACAATGGAAAGATCAATTTCGCTAATGCTGGTGATATAGCT GTGTCATCGGTTGTCCAAGTTATTGCTGTAGTTCTTTGTTTAAATGCTGCTTCCAAAATTTCTCATAGGGCTCAAGGTGTTGCATCATTAGCCAGTAGACGGCATGCATATGTAGCATGCTGTCCTGCCGACCCTCAAATGCAATCTACAAATAGCTCGTGGAATTTGGAAGCTATTCCAGCAAGTTCATCGTTGATGGATTATTCAGAAAGTGATTCGGAGTCATTGGAGAATATGGCATTGCACAATAATGCTCAGTTATCTTCCTTTGTGTCCTCATATCACAAGCGGCAAGCCCTTG TCATGTATCTACAATCAAACCCCGGAGGCATTACAATTTTTGGATGGACAGTTGATCGAGCATTGCTCAATACACTCTTCTCCTTTGAGCTGACTCTTGTGCTTTTTGTGCTTGGTGAAACTATAGTCTTTCCTTCCGGTTGA